The following coding sequences are from one Pseudomonas mendocina window:
- a CDS encoding major capsid protein, whose product MAAGYDTTTLLGVKELLPKFTPLFLQMFFPTSATFDTEEVAFDKIKKDRRLAPFVSPLVSGRPRRERGGFLTTMKPAYIKETDVVRPTRLLKRRLGEALNGEMSVAQRHEAVVADILVEQEENIVAREEWMAVQAVLYGKVIMQGDDHPPVEVDYGRSPENQIVLAGAAKWDTVDPETYDPTDDLEEWSSETTGAVGLVIMGKGAWKLFSRFKAVRELLETRRGSTSQLELGPQLEKEVMRKGFFGEFEIIVYTGKFTNDQGQKENFMPEYGVLIAPATADNVMAYGAIQDAEANANGLAAAERYPSNWFTKNPSVEWLQTQAAPVPVLFDADEFTFVLVA is encoded by the coding sequence ATGGCCGCTGGCTACGATACGACCACCCTGCTGGGTGTGAAGGAACTTCTGCCGAAGTTCACCCCGCTGTTCCTGCAGATGTTTTTCCCGACTTCTGCCACCTTCGATACCGAAGAGGTGGCCTTCGACAAGATCAAGAAGGATCGCCGCCTGGCGCCCTTCGTGTCCCCGCTGGTTTCCGGCCGCCCGCGCCGTGAGCGTGGCGGCTTCCTCACCACCATGAAGCCGGCCTACATCAAGGAAACCGATGTGGTGCGTCCGACCCGTCTGCTCAAGCGCCGCCTGGGCGAAGCGCTGAACGGCGAGATGAGCGTGGCACAACGTCATGAAGCCGTCGTGGCTGACATCCTCGTCGAGCAGGAGGAGAACATCGTCGCGCGCGAAGAGTGGATGGCAGTGCAGGCTGTGCTTTACGGCAAGGTGATCATGCAGGGGGATGATCATCCGCCGGTCGAGGTCGACTACGGGCGTAGCCCGGAAAACCAGATCGTACTGGCGGGTGCTGCCAAATGGGACACCGTAGACCCGGAAACCTACGACCCCACCGACGATCTGGAAGAGTGGAGCAGCGAGACCACCGGTGCCGTTGGCCTTGTGATCATGGGCAAAGGCGCCTGGAAGCTGTTCAGCCGCTTCAAGGCCGTGCGCGAGCTGCTCGAAACACGCCGCGGCAGCACCAGCCAGCTGGAACTCGGGCCGCAGCTGGAGAAGGAAGTCATGCGCAAGGGCTTCTTCGGTGAGTTCGAGATCATCGTCTACACCGGCAAGTTCACCAACGACCAAGGGCAGAAGGAGAACTTCATGCCCGAGTACGGTGTGCTGATCGCCCCCGCCACTGCCGACAACGTGATGGCATATGGCGCCATTCAGGATGCCGAGGCCAACGCCAACGGCCTGGCGGCCGCCGAGCGCTACCCGTCCAACTGGTTCACTAAGAACCCCAGTGTCGAGTGGTTGCAAACGCAGGCCGCCCCGGTGCCGGTTCTGTTCGACGCCGACGAGTTCACCTTCGTCCTGGTCGCCTGA
- a CDS encoding head decoration protein encodes MPIVQQPVDNWVTGSDSYQTTLVTILSGQNLPEKKPLGVVTASGKVVAWDPAGDDGREVAVYITAYAVDATGGDQQAQVIKTGTFNPEQVVWPVGATAAQKLGAFVGTPISLQLPV; translated from the coding sequence ATGCCTATCGTTCAACAGCCCGTCGATAACTGGGTGACCGGTTCCGACTCGTACCAGACCACGTTGGTGACGATCCTCTCTGGTCAGAACCTGCCCGAGAAGAAGCCGCTGGGCGTGGTAACCGCCAGCGGCAAAGTCGTTGCTTGGGATCCTGCCGGCGATGATGGCCGCGAGGTTGCCGTCTACATCACCGCCTACGCGGTCGATGCCACTGGCGGCGACCAGCAGGCGCAGGTCATCAAGACCGGTACCTTCAACCCCGAACAGGTCGTCTGGCCGGTCGGTGCCACTGCGGCGCAAAAGCTGGGCGCCTTCGTCGGTACGCCGATCAGCCTGCAACTGCCGGTTTAA
- a CDS encoding S49 family peptidase, with product MNYPQIASRVLNTPLLLEPAYARVFFSALGSRLNITELKDEQGAVDMGQKLRVDARTYNKTRLNGWGEEEILFQVVDGIALLDVKGTLAHKFGYLKPTSGMTGYDGIINRFAMMLAESDVKGVLMDMHTPGGEVSGCFDTADRLRQLAQQAGKPLWAMACDSACSAGMALASAADRRLITQTGYVGSVGVVMAHASYENYLEQEGIKVTLIHSGARKVDGNPYEDLPEEVLSRFQTDTDALRQQFADLVARNLGLSSEAVLATEAAVFRGQAAIDVGFADALVNGHEAVAEFSEYLSAPGRVTTLGVKRMAGDTPAPTAEAAPPAQAATPAPATTDTNAAASAERARVQGILHHAEAEGRGKLANHLAFNTTMSVDEAGAMLAAAEKEQGATLDASTALDKMMANEEQPNLTSGGGDAKPNQAQAIVGSWAKATGAKV from the coding sequence ATGAACTATCCGCAAATCGCCAGCCGGGTGCTGAACACACCCCTGTTGCTGGAGCCGGCCTATGCGCGCGTGTTCTTCAGCGCGCTCGGCAGCCGGCTGAACATCACCGAGCTGAAGGACGAGCAGGGCGCCGTCGACATGGGCCAGAAGCTGCGCGTGGATGCCCGCACCTACAACAAAACGCGCCTCAACGGCTGGGGCGAAGAAGAGATCCTGTTTCAGGTCGTGGATGGCATCGCGCTGCTGGATGTGAAAGGTACGCTGGCCCACAAGTTCGGCTACCTCAAGCCCACCAGCGGCATGACTGGCTATGACGGCATCATCAACCGCTTCGCGATGATGCTGGCCGAGAGCGACGTCAAGGGCGTGCTGATGGACATGCACACACCAGGCGGCGAGGTATCCGGTTGCTTCGACACCGCCGACCGCTTGCGACAGCTGGCCCAGCAAGCTGGCAAACCCTTGTGGGCCATGGCGTGCGACTCGGCCTGTTCCGCAGGGATGGCGCTGGCCAGCGCGGCCGACCGTCGCTTGATCACCCAGACCGGCTACGTCGGCTCGGTCGGTGTCGTGATGGCCCACGCCAGCTACGAGAACTATCTGGAGCAAGAGGGCATCAAGGTCACGCTCATCCACTCCGGTGCGCGCAAGGTCGACGGCAACCCCTACGAGGACTTGCCCGAGGAAGTGCTGAGCCGCTTCCAAACCGATACCGACGCGCTACGTCAACAGTTCGCCGATCTGGTGGCCCGCAACCTGGGGCTTTCCAGTGAGGCGGTGCTGGCCACCGAGGCTGCGGTGTTCCGTGGCCAGGCGGCAATCGATGTCGGCTTCGCCGATGCCTTGGTCAATGGGCATGAGGCCGTCGCCGAGTTTTCTGAATACCTGTCCGCCCCGGGCAGGGTGACAACCCTAGGAGTCAAACGCATGGCTGGAGATACCCCCGCGCCGACTGCCGAAGCTGCACCGCCTGCCCAGGCGGCCACCCCGGCACCGGCCACCACCGACACCAACGCTGCCGCTAGTGCCGAGCGCGCGCGCGTGCAGGGCATCCTGCATCACGCCGAGGCCGAAGGCCGCGGCAAACTCGCCAACCACCTGGCCTTCAACACCACGATGAGCGTGGATGAAGCCGGCGCCATGTTGGCAGCTGCCGAGAAAGAGCAGGGCGCCACCCTCGATGCCAGCACCGCGCTGGACAAGATGATGGCCAACGAAGAACAGCCGAACCTCACCTCGGGTGGCGGTGACGCGAAACCCAACCAGGCCCAAGCCATCGTCGGCAGTTGGGCCAAAGCCACGGGAGCGAAAGTCTGA